A segment of the Cenarchaeum symbiosum A genome:
GCACATCTCCGATACTGCAACACCGAGGCCCCCCTTGGAGCAGTCGTGCGCCCGGGCCAGGCCCTGCCCGACCAGCGAGGATACCACGCCCATGTTCCGCTGGGATGCAGACAGGTCCACCCGCGGGACCCTGCCGCCGGTAAAGCCGTGTATGTATTCCAGATACTCCGACCCGCCCATCTCATCAGCAGTATCCCCTATTATCACCAGGGCATCCCCGTCTTTTGCCAGCGGGGCGGCAGGCATATTCTCGGCGAGCCCAAAGACGCCTATTACCGGAGTGGGCTTTATGGGGCCCCTCTCCGTCTCGTTGTAAAAGCTCACCTTGCCGCCCACGCACGGTATGCCCGTCCCCCTTGCATATTCAGATATGCCGTGCAGTGATTCAAGAAAAGTCCAGAACACGCCCGGGTCCTCAGGGCTCCCAAACTGCAGGTGGTCCACCATTCCTATGGGTGTGGCACCCGTGCAGGCCACATTCCGGCAGGCCTCCTCAAAGCAGCCGGCCGCGCCATTCCGCGGATCCAGGTAACAGTGCCCCGGGTTCCCGTCCATCTTTGCCGCAAGGAATTTGCCGTTATCGAGGCGCAGCACTGCGGCGTCGTGGCCCGGCCGCAGCACCGTCCGGATTCCCACTTCATGGTCGTACCTGCCGTATATTCTCTCCTTGGAGGCTATGTTGGGCGATCCCAGCAGCCGCTCCAGCGTATCAGTGAGCAGGGCCGGCCCGCGCACGCCCCCGTCATCTTTTATTCTATCAAGGTATGCAGGCCGCAAGGACTTTCTCTCGACGGGCTTTGCGTTTGCCACAATCTTTGCTGGCAGCTCGGCACAGCTTGTTCCGTCATGTGTAATGTGCAGCGCGCCGCCGCTTTTCACGGAGCCTATCACCGAGCAGGGCACGCCAAACTTTGCGCATATATCGGCCAGCCTGGCCGACTTTTCCGGGGGCGTTATGATCAGCATGCGCTCCTGGGATTCCGATACCATGATCTCGTGCGGGCGCATGCCGCCCTCCCTTGTGTGGACTCTTCCTATGTCTGCTTCTATCCCCACGGAGAGAGAGTCCGCCGTCTCGGAGAGCGCGCACGCAAGGCCGCCCCCGCCAAGATCCTTCATTGCATGTATGAGCCCCGCGCGCGCCGCCTCAAGGACCGCCTCGATTACGAGCTTTTCCATGAACGGGTCGGGTATCTGCACGGCCGACCTGTCGTCAGAATCCAGCTGGTCCGACGCAAACTGGGCCCCGCCGACCCCGTCCATTCCCGTCGGCCCGCCGACGAGAACGACATCGTCGCCCTCGGCGGCGCGGTTTCTCACCAGGTTCTCCCTTTTGCCAAAGCCGATTGCCGCCACGTCGACTATCGCATAGCCCTTGTACGAGGGGTCGAACCCCACCTCGCCCCCGATAGTGGGCACCCCTATGCAGTTCCCATAGTCGGATATTCCAGATATGGCGCCCCTGAGCAGCCATCTGGCGTGCGGGTCGGACGCTATATCGCCAAAGCGCAGCCCGTCTAAAATGGCCACCGGGCGGGTCCCCGCGGACAGTATGTCCCGGACCACGCCGCCTACCCCGGTGGCGGCCCCCCCGTACGGCTCTACCGCAGAGGGGTGGTTGTGGCTCTCTATGTGGACCGTGACTACATACCCGTCCCCCACGTCGAGCACGCCTGAATCGAGGCCGCTTCCTCGTATGACGCGCTCGCCCTCCCTCGGGAGCTCGCCCAGGTGCAGCCTGGACGACTTGTACGAGCAGTGCTCGGACCATTCGGCTGCCACTATGCTCTCTTCAGTGCCAGTGGGGCTGCGGCCTATCTGCTCCCTTAGCAGCCTGGCCTCTGCGCCTGTAAGGCTCAACTTGACGGCCCCGATAATAGAGACTCGAATATCAGCGAGGCGGGCCCGCTGTCCACGGGGTTGATCTCAGGCTCGGCGGCCCTCTCGGGATGCGGCATCATCCCCACCACGTTTCCTTTCTCGCTGCAGACGCCCGCTATGCGGCCCGTCGAGCCGTTGACATCCTCTGCATACCTGAAGACTATCTGGCCATTCTCCTCCATTTTATAGAGCGTCTCATCATCTGCATAATAGCGGCCCTCGCCGTTTGCCACCGGTATGGGGACCCTCTGGCCCTTTTCCAGCCTGGATGTAAACGGCGTATTGTCATTCTCCACTTTGAGCTCAGTCCACCTGCACATGAAGGACAGCGAGCTGTTCTTTAGCAGGACGCCGGGAAGCAGGCCCGCCTCGGCTAATATCTGAAAGCCGTTGCATATGCCCAATACGGGGACGCCCCGTTCAGCAAGCCCCCTTACGCCGTCCATGACGGGGCTGTGTGCAGCTATTACCCCCGCCCTGAGCCTGTCCCCGTAAGAGAACCCCCCGGGGAGCACCACCGCCTCTAGATCCGCGGGAAACTCCTCCTCGTGCCAGACGTATCTTGCATCATGGCCGTGCACGTCGGAGAGCACATGAAAGACGTCCCGATCGCAGTTGCTGCCGGGAAATACTATGACTCCGATCCTCACACAGATGGTGGCGCCGGAGTCTATTTAATCTGAACCGGCGCGGGCCGGCATTTCCTGCAAGGCTTTAAAGCCCGACGGGGCAGCTGCCGCGGCATGGCATCGGGGCTCGAGGCGCTCAACCGGCGGATCGTCCGGTGCAAAAAGTGCCCCCGGCTGTCTGCCTACATACGGGATGTGGCCGAGAAGAAGGTGCGGCGGCACGCGGGAGAAAAGTACTGGGGGAGGCCGCTTTCAGGGTTTGGCGATCCGCACGCGCGCATACTAGTAGTGGGGCTCGCGCCCGCCGCCCACGGGGGCAACAGGACCGGCAGGATGTTTACCGGCGATTCATCGGGCGACTGGGTTGCAAGGGCGCTGCACGAAAACGGCCTGG
Coding sequences within it:
- a CDS encoding phosphoribosylformylglycinamidine (FGAM) synthase, glutamine amidotransferase domain (COG0047) → MRIGVIVFPGSNCDRDVFHVLSDVHGHDARYVWHEEEFPADLEAVVLPGGFSYGDRLRAGVIAAHSPVMDGVRGLAERGVPVLGICNGFQILAEAGLLPGVLLKNSSLSFMCRWTELKVENDNTPFTSRLEKGQRVPIPVANGEGRYYADDETLYKMEENGQIVFRYAEDVNGSTGRIAGVCSEKGNVVGMMPHPERAAEPEINPVDSGPASLIFESLLSGPSS
- a CDS encoding phosphoribosylformylglycinamidine (FGAM) synthase, synthetase domain (COG0046), whose amino-acid sequence is MSLTGAEARLLREQIGRSPTGTEESIVAAEWSEHCSYKSSRLHLGELPREGERVIRGSGLDSGVLDVGDGYVVTVHIESHNHPSAVEPYGGAATGVGGVVRDILSAGTRPVAILDGLRFGDIASDPHARWLLRGAISGISDYGNCIGVPTIGGEVGFDPSYKGYAIVDVAAIGFGKRENLVRNRAAEGDDVVLVGGPTGMDGVGGAQFASDQLDSDDRSAVQIPDPFMEKLVIEAVLEAARAGLIHAMKDLGGGGLACALSETADSLSVGIEADIGRVHTREGGMRPHEIMVSESQERMLIITPPEKSARLADICAKFGVPCSVIGSVKSGGALHITHDGTSCAELPAKIVANAKPVERKSLRPAYLDRIKDDGGVRGPALLTDTLERLLGSPNIASKERIYGRYDHEVGIRTVLRPGHDAAVLRLDNGKFLAAKMDGNPGHCYLDPRNGAAGCFEEACRNVACTGATPIGMVDHLQFGSPEDPGVFWTFLESLHGISEYARGTGIPCVGGKVSFYNETERGPIKPTPVIGVFGLAENMPAAPLAKDGDALVIIGDTADEMGGSEYLEYIHGFTGGRVPRVDLSASQRNMGVVSSLVGQGLARAHDCSKGGLGVAVSEMCIQGGTGCRLDLDTMPHKKMPGDRVLFSETHSRYVLAVRGPGLPDVLRVLDEKGVPYGTGGFGGESISLSGAGASAELSVDKARGAWRGPLEAI